A window of the Lagenorhynchus albirostris chromosome 1, mLagAlb1.1, whole genome shotgun sequence genome harbors these coding sequences:
- the CNIH1 gene encoding protein cornichon homolog 1 isoform X2 — protein sequence MAFTFAAFCYMLALLLTAALIFFAIWHIIAFDELKTDYKNPIDQCNTLNPLVLPEYLIHAFFCVMFLCAAEWLTLGLNMPLLAYHIWRYMSRPVMSGPGLYDPTTIMNADILAYCQKEGWCKLAFYLLAFFYYLYGMIYVLVSS from the exons ATGGCGTTCACGTTCGCGGCCTTCTGCTACATGCTGGCGCTGCTGCTCACCGCCGCACTCATTTTCTTCGCCATTTGGCAT attatagCATTTGATGAGCTGAAGACTGATTACAAGAATCCTATAGACCAGTGTAATACCCTGAATCCT cttgtccttCCAGAGTACCTCATCCATGCTTTCTTCTGTGTCATGTTTCTTTGTGCAGCAGAGTGGCTTACACTGGGTCTCAATATGCCCCTCTTGGCATATCATATTTGGAG GTATATGAGTAGACCAGTGATGAGTGGACCAGGACTCTATGACCCTACAACCATCATGAATGCAGATATTCTAGCATATTGTCAGAAAGAAGGATGGTGCAAATTAGCTTTTTATCTTCTAGCATTTTTTTACTACCTTTATGg catGATCTATGTTTTGGTGAGCTCTTAG